In Arvicola amphibius chromosome 1, mArvAmp1.2, whole genome shotgun sequence, one DNA window encodes the following:
- the Slc49a3 gene encoding solute carrier family 49 member A3 isoform X3, with protein MGDRLEAWDRSGTSANAGEEVPVPRAYARRWVFLLAVSLLSCSNAMTILGAWLNFAGSLLRAVPCLDVRIPNPFAFFMSGQSLCALAQTLVISSPAKLAALWFPEHQRATANMIGTMSNPLGILVANVLSPALVKKAEDIPMMLGIYIIPAALACLLATACLWESVPPTPPSTGAASSTSESFLHGLKLLIQNKAYVILAICFGGGIGIFSSFSALLEQILCANGYSNEFSGLCGALFIVFGILGALLLGLYVDRTKHFTEATKIGLCLTSMTFVAFALVSQLQGQTFALAAICSLLGLFGFSVAPVVMELAVECSFPVGEGASAGLIFVLGQAEGVLIMLLLTALTMRRTGPSFSTCRQGEEPLDWTVSLLLMAGLCTVFTCVLVLFFNTPYRRLEAESGGPPSPRICAREPTIISSTQVPSLETSGLTPPAGALQEAPCPASLPKGQSEWAETSGKAETC; from the exons ATGGGGGACAGGCTGGAAGCCTGGGACAGGTCGGGGACATCTGCAAACGCCGGAGAAGAGGTGCCTGTTCCCCGCGCCTATGCGCGCCGCTGGGTCTTCCTGCTGGCGGTCAGCCTCCTGAGCTGCTCCAACGCGATG ACTATCCTGGGTGCATGGTTGAATTTTGCTGGGAGTTTGCTACGTGCTGTGCCCTGCTTGGATGTCAGGATCCCTAATCCATTTGCCTTCTTCATGAGTGGCCAGAGCCTCTGTGCCTTGGCCCAGACCCTGGTCATCTCTTCTCCAGCCAAGCTGGCTGCCTTATGGTTCCCAGAGCACCAGAGAGCCACAGCTAACATGATTGGCACTATGT CAAATCCTCTGGGCATCCTTGTGGCAAATGTGCTATCTCCTGCCCTGGTCAAGAAGGCAGAAGACATCCCCATGATG CTTGGTATCTACATTATCCCTGCTGCCCTCGCCTGTCTCTTGGccactgcctgcctctgggaGAGTGTGCCTCCTACTCCGCCATCTACAGGGGCTGCCAGTTCCACTTCAGAGAGTTTCCTCCATGGCCTCAAACTG CTCATCCAGAATAAAGCCTATGTCATTCTGGCCATATGCTTCGGTGGTGGCATTGGTATCTTCTCCAGCTTCTCAGCCCTACTGGAACAGATCCTTTGTGCCAATGGCTACTCCAAT GAGTTCTCAGGCCTCTGTGGGGCTCTCTTCATCGTGTTTGGGATTTTGGGGGCACTGCTTCTAGGCTTGTATGTAGATCGGACCAAGCACTTCACTGAAGCTACCAAGATAGGCCTCTGTCTGACTTCCATGACCTTCGTAGCCTTTGCTCTG GTGTCCCAGCTGCAGGGACAGACCTTTGCGTTGGCTGCCATCTGCTCCCTCCTGGGGCTCTTTGGCTTCTCGGTGGCACCCGTGGTCATGGAGTTGGCAGTTGAATGCTCATTTCCTGTGGGTGAAGGCGCCTCTGCTGGCTTGATTTTTGTCCTGGG GCAGGCTGAGGGTGTGCTCATCATGCTGCTGCTGACAGCGCTGACCATGCGGCGAACGGGTCCATCCTTTTCTACCTGCCGGCAGGGCGAGGAGCCTCTAGACTGGACAG TGTCTCTGCTGCTGATGGCTGGCCTGTGTACCGTTTTCACTTGTGTTTTGGTGCTCTTCTTCAACACTCCATATCGGCGCCTGGAGGCTGAGTCTGGAGGGCCCCCTTCGCCCAGGATATGTGCCAGGGAGCCAACGATAATAAGCTCCACCCAAGTGCCATCCCTTGAGACGTCTGGCTTAACACCTCCAGCTGGGGCCTTGCAGGAAGCTCCTTGTCCTGCCTCTCTTCCCAAAGGACAATCAGAATGGGCAGAGACATCTGGTAAAGCAGAGACTTGCTAG
- the Slc49a3 gene encoding solute carrier family 49 member A3 isoform X1: MGDRLEAWDRSGTSANAGEEVPVPRAYARRWVFLLAVSLLSCSNAMLWLSFAPVADTIAQHFFLSMEQINWLSLVYLVVSIPFGMAAIWVLDSVGLRGATILGAWLNFAGSLLRAVPCLDVRIPNPFAFFMSGQSLCALAQTLVISSPAKLAALWFPEHQRATANMIGTMSNPLGILVANVLSPALVKKAEDIPMMLGIYIIPAALACLLATACLWESVPPTPPSTGAASSTSESFLHGLKLLIQNKAYVILAICFGGGIGIFSSFSALLEQILCANGYSNEFSGLCGALFIVFGILGALLLGLYVDRTKHFTEATKIGLCLTSMTFVAFALVSQLQGQTFALAAICSLLGLFGFSVAPVVMELAVECSFPVGEGASAGLIFVLGQAEGVLIMLLLTALTMRRTGPSFSTCRQGEEPLDWTVSLLLMAGLCTVFTCVLVLFFNTPYRRLEAESGGPPSPRICAREPTIISSTQVPSLETSGLTPPAGALQEAPCPASLPKGQSEWAETSGKAETC, encoded by the exons ATGGGGGACAGGCTGGAAGCCTGGGACAGGTCGGGGACATCTGCAAACGCCGGAGAAGAGGTGCCTGTTCCCCGCGCCTATGCGCGCCGCTGGGTCTTCCTGCTGGCGGTCAGCCTCCTGAGCTGCTCCAACGCGATG CTATGGCTCAGCTTTGCACCTGTAGCAGACACCATTGCACAGCACTTCTTCCTGTCCATGGAGCAGATCAACTGGCTGTCACTAGTCTACCTTGTGGTATCCATCCCATTTGGCATGGCAGCCATCTGGGTTCTGGACTCTGTTGGGCTCCGGGGAGCG ACTATCCTGGGTGCATGGTTGAATTTTGCTGGGAGTTTGCTACGTGCTGTGCCCTGCTTGGATGTCAGGATCCCTAATCCATTTGCCTTCTTCATGAGTGGCCAGAGCCTCTGTGCCTTGGCCCAGACCCTGGTCATCTCTTCTCCAGCCAAGCTGGCTGCCTTATGGTTCCCAGAGCACCAGAGAGCCACAGCTAACATGATTGGCACTATGT CAAATCCTCTGGGCATCCTTGTGGCAAATGTGCTATCTCCTGCCCTGGTCAAGAAGGCAGAAGACATCCCCATGATG CTTGGTATCTACATTATCCCTGCTGCCCTCGCCTGTCTCTTGGccactgcctgcctctgggaGAGTGTGCCTCCTACTCCGCCATCTACAGGGGCTGCCAGTTCCACTTCAGAGAGTTTCCTCCATGGCCTCAAACTG CTCATCCAGAATAAAGCCTATGTCATTCTGGCCATATGCTTCGGTGGTGGCATTGGTATCTTCTCCAGCTTCTCAGCCCTACTGGAACAGATCCTTTGTGCCAATGGCTACTCCAAT GAGTTCTCAGGCCTCTGTGGGGCTCTCTTCATCGTGTTTGGGATTTTGGGGGCACTGCTTCTAGGCTTGTATGTAGATCGGACCAAGCACTTCACTGAAGCTACCAAGATAGGCCTCTGTCTGACTTCCATGACCTTCGTAGCCTTTGCTCTG GTGTCCCAGCTGCAGGGACAGACCTTTGCGTTGGCTGCCATCTGCTCCCTCCTGGGGCTCTTTGGCTTCTCGGTGGCACCCGTGGTCATGGAGTTGGCAGTTGAATGCTCATTTCCTGTGGGTGAAGGCGCCTCTGCTGGCTTGATTTTTGTCCTGGG GCAGGCTGAGGGTGTGCTCATCATGCTGCTGCTGACAGCGCTGACCATGCGGCGAACGGGTCCATCCTTTTCTACCTGCCGGCAGGGCGAGGAGCCTCTAGACTGGACAG TGTCTCTGCTGCTGATGGCTGGCCTGTGTACCGTTTTCACTTGTGTTTTGGTGCTCTTCTTCAACACTCCATATCGGCGCCTGGAGGCTGAGTCTGGAGGGCCCCCTTCGCCCAGGATATGTGCCAGGGAGCCAACGATAATAAGCTCCACCCAAGTGCCATCCCTTGAGACGTCTGGCTTAACACCTCCAGCTGGGGCCTTGCAGGAAGCTCCTTGTCCTGCCTCTCTTCCCAAAGGACAATCAGAATGGGCAGAGACATCTGGTAAAGCAGAGACTTGCTAG
- the Slc49a3 gene encoding solute carrier family 49 member A3 isoform X2: MGDRLEAWDRSGTSANAGEELWLSFAPVADTIAQHFFLSMEQINWLSLVYLVVSIPFGMAAIWVLDSVGLRGATILGAWLNFAGSLLRAVPCLDVRIPNPFAFFMSGQSLCALAQTLVISSPAKLAALWFPEHQRATANMIGTMSNPLGILVANVLSPALVKKAEDIPMMLGIYIIPAALACLLATACLWESVPPTPPSTGAASSTSESFLHGLKLLIQNKAYVILAICFGGGIGIFSSFSALLEQILCANGYSNEFSGLCGALFIVFGILGALLLGLYVDRTKHFTEATKIGLCLTSMTFVAFALVSQLQGQTFALAAICSLLGLFGFSVAPVVMELAVECSFPVGEGASAGLIFVLGQAEGVLIMLLLTALTMRRTGPSFSTCRQGEEPLDWTVSLLLMAGLCTVFTCVLVLFFNTPYRRLEAESGGPPSPRICAREPTIISSTQVPSLETSGLTPPAGALQEAPCPASLPKGQSEWAETSGKAETC, translated from the exons ATGGGGGACAGGCTGGAAGCCTGGGACAGGTCGGGGACATCTGCAAACGCCGGAGAAGAG CTATGGCTCAGCTTTGCACCTGTAGCAGACACCATTGCACAGCACTTCTTCCTGTCCATGGAGCAGATCAACTGGCTGTCACTAGTCTACCTTGTGGTATCCATCCCATTTGGCATGGCAGCCATCTGGGTTCTGGACTCTGTTGGGCTCCGGGGAGCG ACTATCCTGGGTGCATGGTTGAATTTTGCTGGGAGTTTGCTACGTGCTGTGCCCTGCTTGGATGTCAGGATCCCTAATCCATTTGCCTTCTTCATGAGTGGCCAGAGCCTCTGTGCCTTGGCCCAGACCCTGGTCATCTCTTCTCCAGCCAAGCTGGCTGCCTTATGGTTCCCAGAGCACCAGAGAGCCACAGCTAACATGATTGGCACTATGT CAAATCCTCTGGGCATCCTTGTGGCAAATGTGCTATCTCCTGCCCTGGTCAAGAAGGCAGAAGACATCCCCATGATG CTTGGTATCTACATTATCCCTGCTGCCCTCGCCTGTCTCTTGGccactgcctgcctctgggaGAGTGTGCCTCCTACTCCGCCATCTACAGGGGCTGCCAGTTCCACTTCAGAGAGTTTCCTCCATGGCCTCAAACTG CTCATCCAGAATAAAGCCTATGTCATTCTGGCCATATGCTTCGGTGGTGGCATTGGTATCTTCTCCAGCTTCTCAGCCCTACTGGAACAGATCCTTTGTGCCAATGGCTACTCCAAT GAGTTCTCAGGCCTCTGTGGGGCTCTCTTCATCGTGTTTGGGATTTTGGGGGCACTGCTTCTAGGCTTGTATGTAGATCGGACCAAGCACTTCACTGAAGCTACCAAGATAGGCCTCTGTCTGACTTCCATGACCTTCGTAGCCTTTGCTCTG GTGTCCCAGCTGCAGGGACAGACCTTTGCGTTGGCTGCCATCTGCTCCCTCCTGGGGCTCTTTGGCTTCTCGGTGGCACCCGTGGTCATGGAGTTGGCAGTTGAATGCTCATTTCCTGTGGGTGAAGGCGCCTCTGCTGGCTTGATTTTTGTCCTGGG GCAGGCTGAGGGTGTGCTCATCATGCTGCTGCTGACAGCGCTGACCATGCGGCGAACGGGTCCATCCTTTTCTACCTGCCGGCAGGGCGAGGAGCCTCTAGACTGGACAG TGTCTCTGCTGCTGATGGCTGGCCTGTGTACCGTTTTCACTTGTGTTTTGGTGCTCTTCTTCAACACTCCATATCGGCGCCTGGAGGCTGAGTCTGGAGGGCCCCCTTCGCCCAGGATATGTGCCAGGGAGCCAACGATAATAAGCTCCACCCAAGTGCCATCCCTTGAGACGTCTGGCTTAACACCTCCAGCTGGGGCCTTGCAGGAAGCTCCTTGTCCTGCCTCTCTTCCCAAAGGACAATCAGAATGGGCAGAGACATCTGGTAAAGCAGAGACTTGCTAG
- the Slc49a3 gene encoding solute carrier family 49 member A3 isoform X4 produces MEQINWLSLVYLVVSIPFGMAAIWVLDSVGLRGATILGAWLNFAGSLLRAVPCLDVRIPNPFAFFMSGQSLCALAQTLVISSPAKLAALWFPEHQRATANMIGTMSNPLGILVANVLSPALVKKAEDIPMMLGIYIIPAALACLLATACLWESVPPTPPSTGAASSTSESFLHGLKLLIQNKAYVILAICFGGGIGIFSSFSALLEQILCANGYSNEFSGLCGALFIVFGILGALLLGLYVDRTKHFTEATKIGLCLTSMTFVAFALVSQLQGQTFALAAICSLLGLFGFSVAPVVMELAVECSFPVGEGASAGLIFVLGQAEGVLIMLLLTALTMRRTGPSFSTCRQGEEPLDWTVSLLLMAGLCTVFTCVLVLFFNTPYRRLEAESGGPPSPRICAREPTIISSTQVPSLETSGLTPPAGALQEAPCPASLPKGQSEWAETSGKAETC; encoded by the exons ATGGAGCAGATCAACTGGCTGTCACTAGTCTACCTTGTGGTATCCATCCCATTTGGCATGGCAGCCATCTGGGTTCTGGACTCTGTTGGGCTCCGGGGAGCG ACTATCCTGGGTGCATGGTTGAATTTTGCTGGGAGTTTGCTACGTGCTGTGCCCTGCTTGGATGTCAGGATCCCTAATCCATTTGCCTTCTTCATGAGTGGCCAGAGCCTCTGTGCCTTGGCCCAGACCCTGGTCATCTCTTCTCCAGCCAAGCTGGCTGCCTTATGGTTCCCAGAGCACCAGAGAGCCACAGCTAACATGATTGGCACTATGT CAAATCCTCTGGGCATCCTTGTGGCAAATGTGCTATCTCCTGCCCTGGTCAAGAAGGCAGAAGACATCCCCATGATG CTTGGTATCTACATTATCCCTGCTGCCCTCGCCTGTCTCTTGGccactgcctgcctctgggaGAGTGTGCCTCCTACTCCGCCATCTACAGGGGCTGCCAGTTCCACTTCAGAGAGTTTCCTCCATGGCCTCAAACTG CTCATCCAGAATAAAGCCTATGTCATTCTGGCCATATGCTTCGGTGGTGGCATTGGTATCTTCTCCAGCTTCTCAGCCCTACTGGAACAGATCCTTTGTGCCAATGGCTACTCCAAT GAGTTCTCAGGCCTCTGTGGGGCTCTCTTCATCGTGTTTGGGATTTTGGGGGCACTGCTTCTAGGCTTGTATGTAGATCGGACCAAGCACTTCACTGAAGCTACCAAGATAGGCCTCTGTCTGACTTCCATGACCTTCGTAGCCTTTGCTCTG GTGTCCCAGCTGCAGGGACAGACCTTTGCGTTGGCTGCCATCTGCTCCCTCCTGGGGCTCTTTGGCTTCTCGGTGGCACCCGTGGTCATGGAGTTGGCAGTTGAATGCTCATTTCCTGTGGGTGAAGGCGCCTCTGCTGGCTTGATTTTTGTCCTGGG GCAGGCTGAGGGTGTGCTCATCATGCTGCTGCTGACAGCGCTGACCATGCGGCGAACGGGTCCATCCTTTTCTACCTGCCGGCAGGGCGAGGAGCCTCTAGACTGGACAG TGTCTCTGCTGCTGATGGCTGGCCTGTGTACCGTTTTCACTTGTGTTTTGGTGCTCTTCTTCAACACTCCATATCGGCGCCTGGAGGCTGAGTCTGGAGGGCCCCCTTCGCCCAGGATATGTGCCAGGGAGCCAACGATAATAAGCTCCACCCAAGTGCCATCCCTTGAGACGTCTGGCTTAACACCTCCAGCTGGGGCCTTGCAGGAAGCTCCTTGTCCTGCCTCTCTTCCCAAAGGACAATCAGAATGGGCAGAGACATCTGGTAAAGCAGAGACTTGCTAG
- the Atp5me gene encoding ATP synthase subunit e, mitochondrial, translated as MVPPVQVSPLIKLGRYSALVLGMAYGAKRYSYLKPRAEEERRVAAEEKKRLDELKRIERERAEAQDDSILK; from the exons ATGGTGCCCCCAGTTCAGGTCTCTCCGCTCATCAAG ctcGGCCGATATTCAGCCCTGGTCCTCGGCATGGCCTACGGCGCCAAGCGCTACA GTTACCTAAAGCCCcgggcagaggaggagaggagggtggcggcggaggaaaagaagagactaGATGAGCTGAAACGGATTGAAAGAGAACGGGCAGAAG CTCAAGATGACAGCATACTCAAGTGA